CATTTTGAAGGCGTTAAATCTTCAACTTCTTTTAAGCTGTTGTGGTCTTCTAAACGGTCATAAAGACGATTCAGTTCGCCATGCAGCAAGCTGTATTCGCTCATGGCGGCAAACAGCACAACCAAACTGCCGAACCGGGCAAACCAAAGAGGGTCCAATGTCAGTCCCAGAAAGGCGCCAAAAGCGCCGCTTATCCAGGCCAATAATATAAACAGGCTGTTTTTCTTTTCTAAAATCATAGGTGTTAATCTTACATGTATTGGTCAGCGTATTGGTGTTACCTTGGTCGCATCAACTCATGCTTATAGCAGTATTGAACAATGAAAGTCATTTGAGTCTTGTTAAAGTTGTCCTGATAAGCTTTTCTCGGCCATATTGTAACCCAGCTCAATCATTTCATCTGTGCGGTCGAACTCCAATATGCCGCAAGCGTCTCGAGAGACTTGGATCAAGTGGTCGGCAGGGTAGGCGGCAAGTTTTTGTCTGGCAATAGCGCTTTGCATTGAATCAAATGCCAGATTGGCAATTTCGTAGGCAGCCCATTCCGTTTGCACGGTATTGCTACGGTTTGACGCAGCACCTTGAAAAAAGTTGCGAAATTTTTGCAGGAAATCGACAGATTCTTGTTTGTCATTTGCGCTGATCTTAGTCGTTTTCTGGCTAGCTTTTCCCCCTAAATTGACGGCAATCGTCAAGTCGGTAGCATCCTGAAAGGTTGGTGCGATCGGTACAGGGTTAAGTACACCACCATCAATCAAATAGTTGCCGTGATATTGAAACGGGGTGAAAAATAGCGGTAATGAGATTGACGCACGTATGGCATCGAACAAATTCCCCGAGTTAAGCCAAACCTCTTTTTCCTCTTCGATATTGGTCGCGACGGCAGTGAAGTTAACTTCCAGGTCTTCGATATTGAGATCGCCGACCAGTTGTTTCAACGAATCAATCAGTTTATCGCCTTTGACCAAACCTCCTTTTTTCCAAGACAAATCAAGCAAACGCAGGATTTCAACCTTGCTGATATTGCGAGCCCATTGTTCAAATTCACTTAATTGACCGGCGGCATATACACCACCCACTAAGGCGCCTATCGAAGCGCCGGAAACCGATTTAATAGTGAACTGGTGCTCTTCCAGCCAGTGAATGACTCCGATATGGGCTAACCCTCTAGCGCCACCACTGCCTAGTACCAGTGAAACAGTTTTTTCTGAGTTGGGCATAACAACCTTTTCGTTATTGTGTTTCCGAGAGTTATAACAACTGGCTACCGTTGCTGTCGAATGTTTTTTGAATTGTTTTCATGCCAAAGGTGCGCGCAGTCATTGAGCACCAATGAAAATCAAACTTATCGAGATAAAGTAGATG
Above is a window of Thiomicrorhabdus sediminis DNA encoding:
- a CDS encoding patatin-like phospholipase family protein, with translation MPNSEKTVSLVLGSGGARGLAHIGVIHWLEEHQFTIKSVSGASIGALVGGVYAAGQLSEFEQWARNISKVEILRLLDLSWKKGGLVKGDKLIDSLKQLVGDLNIEDLEVNFTAVATNIEEEKEVWLNSGNLFDAIRASISLPLFFTPFQYHGNYLIDGGVLNPVPIAPTFQDATDLTIAVNLGGKASQKTTKISANDKQESVDFLQKFRNFFQGAASNRSNTVQTEWAAYEIANLAFDSMQSAIARQKLAAYPADHLIQVSRDACGILEFDRTDEMIELGYNMAEKSLSGQL